In a single window of the Hoyosella subflava DQS3-9A1 genome:
- a CDS encoding mannitol dehydrogenase family protein produces the protein MQLSTATLGSLPATVSTPNYPRDEIGAGIIHFGVGGFHRAHQAMYIDTLLNAHKATSWGICGVGVMPGDKRMKDALDAQDGLYTLVSRHADGTWDARVIGSIVAYLYAPDDPEAVIEKMASPATRIVSLTVTEGGYNLQHDTGEFDTTNPAIQHDLTSGKAPATTFGLVIEALARRRERGMPSFTIMSCDNIEGNGHVARKVFTAYAELKEPPLADWMRANTRFPNSMVDRITPATTPDVTAQVADRLGIDDLWPVVAEPFTSWVLEDDFSDGRPDLDEAGVHIVDDVAPYELMKLRLLNASHQGLCYFAYLAGYRFVHDAASDPLFARFLLDYMNREATPTLKPVPGVDLDDYKQTLIERFSNPEIADTIARLCAESSDRIPKWLLPVIRENLAAGGDVRLSAAIVASWARYAEGVDEHGQPIEVVDQLRDSLMPLAQRQHEEPLAFVKNTSVFGTLAEEPRFIDAYRWTLNSLHRDGARATLEALTTPT, from the coding sequence ATGCAGCTCAGCACCGCCACCCTCGGTAGCCTGCCCGCAACTGTCAGCACACCCAACTACCCGCGCGACGAAATTGGCGCCGGGATCATTCATTTCGGTGTCGGCGGATTCCATCGAGCCCACCAGGCCATGTACATCGACACCCTGCTCAACGCGCACAAGGCAACCAGCTGGGGAATCTGCGGTGTGGGCGTCATGCCGGGTGACAAGCGCATGAAAGACGCACTCGACGCGCAGGACGGTCTCTACACCCTCGTTTCGCGCCATGCGGACGGCACCTGGGATGCACGAGTGATCGGCTCGATAGTCGCCTACCTCTACGCCCCGGACGACCCGGAAGCTGTCATCGAAAAGATGGCCTCCCCAGCAACCCGCATCGTCTCCCTCACCGTCACAGAAGGCGGCTACAACCTGCAGCACGATACGGGCGAGTTCGACACCACGAATCCCGCGATTCAGCATGACCTCACAAGCGGAAAGGCTCCCGCAACGACGTTCGGTCTCGTGATCGAGGCCCTCGCGCGGCGCCGCGAACGGGGAATGCCCTCGTTCACGATCATGTCCTGCGACAACATCGAAGGCAACGGCCACGTCGCCCGCAAGGTCTTCACCGCGTACGCCGAACTCAAGGAGCCCCCGCTCGCGGACTGGATGCGCGCGAACACACGGTTCCCGAACTCGATGGTCGACCGCATTACCCCCGCGACAACACCGGACGTCACAGCTCAGGTCGCAGATCGGCTAGGGATTGATGACCTGTGGCCGGTCGTCGCCGAACCATTCACCTCGTGGGTGCTCGAGGACGACTTCTCCGACGGGCGGCCAGACCTCGATGAGGCCGGGGTGCACATCGTCGACGACGTCGCACCCTACGAGCTGATGAAACTGCGACTGCTCAACGCCAGCCATCAGGGCCTCTGTTACTTCGCTTACCTCGCGGGGTATCGGTTCGTGCACGACGCAGCGTCGGATCCGCTTTTCGCTCGATTCCTTCTCGACTACATGAACCGCGAAGCCACGCCCACGCTGAAACCGGTGCCTGGTGTTGATCTCGACGACTACAAACAGACCTTGATCGAGCGGTTCTCCAACCCCGAAATCGCGGACACTATCGCGCGGTTGTGCGCGGAATCCTCCGATCGCATCCCGAAGTGGTTACTTCCGGTCATCAGGGAAAACCTTGCGGCCGGTGGGGATGTCCGGCTTTCGGCAGCGATCGTCGCGAGTTGGGCGCGCTACGCCGAGGGCGTCGACGAGCACGGTCAGCCGATCGAGGTTGTGGACCAGTTGCGGGACTCGCTCATGCCGCTCGCGCAGCGTCAGCATGAGGAGCCGCTCGCGTTCGTGAAGAACACGTCTGTGTTCGGCACCCTCGCTGAGGAACCCCGCTTTATCGACGCCTACCGGTGGACGCTGAACTCCCTGCACCGCGACGGTGCACGCGCGACTTTGGAAGCACTGACCACCCCCACCTGA
- a CDS encoding MerR family transcriptional regulator, which yields MDWPIQEIARLSGVTTRTLRHYDQIGLLAPTRTAGSGLRYYDADALTRLQRILMLRDLGLSLPTIGDVLDGQKDDVAALRVHLAWLETEQQRLARQVRAVQHTIETKERGESPMADQMLDGFDHTQYKEEVEQRWGKQAYADGDRWWRGLSAEQKADFMTEVKSLNEDWQRSYAAGHVPESDEAQALAGRHYRWLTAAYQGKAPVKKHLTGLAQMYVDDPRFAANYEASAGDGGAVFVRDALVEWAERNLQ from the coding sequence ATGGACTGGCCAATCCAAGAGATAGCCCGCCTATCGGGAGTAACGACGCGCACGCTGCGGCACTACGACCAGATCGGGCTGCTCGCACCCACCCGCACCGCCGGGAGCGGTCTGCGCTACTACGACGCGGACGCGCTCACCCGGCTGCAACGCATCCTGATGCTCCGCGATCTCGGGCTCAGTCTGCCCACTATCGGCGACGTGCTCGACGGGCAGAAAGACGATGTGGCCGCATTACGCGTCCATCTCGCCTGGCTCGAAACGGAACAGCAGCGCCTTGCGCGTCAGGTCCGCGCGGTGCAGCACACCATTGAAACGAAGGAACGAGGTGAATCTCCCATGGCAGATCAGATGCTGGATGGGTTCGATCACACGCAATACAAGGAAGAAGTTGAGCAGCGCTGGGGTAAGCAAGCCTATGCCGACGGGGACCGCTGGTGGCGTGGGCTGAGCGCCGAACAAAAAGCCGACTTCATGACCGAGGTCAAGTCGCTGAACGAAGACTGGCAGCGCAGCTACGCGGCCGGCCATGTTCCCGAGAGTGATGAGGCGCAGGCCCTCGCCGGTCGGCACTACCGCTGGCTCACCGCCGCGTACCAGGGCAAAGCGCCTGTCAAGAAACACCTGACGGGACTCGCCCAGATGTATGTCGACGACCCGCGCTTCGCCGCGAACTATGAGGCATCGGCAGGAGACGGCGGTGCTGTGTTTGTGCGTGACGCGCTCGTGGAGTGGGCTGAGCGGAATCTGCAGTAG
- a CDS encoding NAD(P)-dependent alcohol dehydrogenase — translation MRASVLLAKGHIEMQRRPVPHPGPGDVLVKVSSVGICGSDTHYLREGRIGHYVVTEPLILGHEAAGTIVATGKGVAEARIGERVSIEPQRPDPNTVETRRGDYNLCPHMRFYGTPPIDGALCEYVTIGSEFAHVVPDAMSDDAAALCEPLSVAIAAARKGGITAGSHVLVAGAGPIGIATIQVAAAFGATSLTVTDLDAGRRDLALTFGATTALDPRETSLTGLHADVFIDASGAPAAITSGIEAVRPGGTVVLVGMGAETMELPVQTIQNRELNLTGVFRYAHTWPTAIELAASGRLDLDRMVTATFPLEEAEAALNADRTPGTIKAVVRL, via the coding sequence ATGCGTGCGAGCGTGCTGCTCGCCAAAGGCCACATCGAAATGCAGCGGCGCCCCGTCCCCCACCCCGGACCCGGCGATGTGCTGGTCAAAGTCAGCTCAGTCGGTATCTGCGGATCGGATACGCACTACCTGCGCGAAGGACGAATCGGCCACTATGTGGTGACCGAACCACTGATCCTCGGGCATGAAGCAGCAGGCACGATCGTGGCCACAGGCAAGGGAGTCGCCGAGGCCCGCATAGGCGAGCGCGTCTCCATCGAGCCCCAGCGGCCAGACCCGAATACCGTAGAAACTCGGCGCGGCGACTACAACCTCTGCCCCCACATGCGTTTCTACGGCACCCCGCCGATCGATGGCGCACTGTGTGAATACGTCACTATCGGGTCAGAGTTCGCGCACGTTGTGCCGGACGCGATGTCCGACGACGCGGCCGCTCTCTGCGAGCCGTTGTCAGTCGCCATCGCGGCCGCCCGCAAGGGTGGAATCACGGCTGGCTCGCATGTGCTTGTTGCCGGGGCCGGGCCCATCGGGATAGCCACAATTCAGGTCGCGGCAGCCTTCGGCGCCACATCTCTTACCGTCACCGACCTCGATGCTGGGCGGCGTGACCTCGCGCTGACGTTCGGCGCAACGACGGCACTCGATCCACGTGAAACCAGCCTCACGGGTTTGCATGCAGACGTGTTCATCGACGCGTCAGGAGCGCCCGCTGCGATCACATCCGGAATCGAGGCTGTTCGGCCGGGCGGCACTGTGGTGCTTGTGGGAATGGGCGCCGAGACGATGGAGCTGCCCGTCCAGACGATTCAGAACCGGGAACTCAACCTCACTGGCGTGTTCCGCTACGCGCACACGTGGCCGACCGCCATCGAACTAGCCGCGAGCGGCCGCCTCGATCTCGACCGTATGGTTACCGCGACCTTCCCGCTCGAAGAAGCTGAAGCCGCACTCAACGCCGATCGCACTCCCGGCACCATCAAAGCCGTCGTGCGCCTCTAA
- a CDS encoding xylulokinase, protein MTLVAGIDSSTQSCKVLICDAESGRVVREGRATHPVGTEVDPAYWARALDEATHAAGGLGDVAALSVGAQQHGMVCLDESGDIVRSALLWNDVRSAQAATSLIDDLGSPGRWADAVGVVPLAAITVSKLRWLADTEPRNADRTAAVCLPHDWLSWQLSIQTDVSDLATDRSDASGTGYFSAAANQYRRDLLTLATRGRDYVLPRVAGPNEQIGETTWGAPIAPGAGDNAGAALALDAGEGDVIVSVGTSGVVSAISSTAAHDPGGFVAGFADATGRHLPLVCTLNGARVLDAAASMLNVDYSELSRLALSAPAGADGLVMVPYLEGERTPNRPNATGAVHGLRLSNSTPAHFARAAIEGLLCGLAEGIDHLVSQGVKVQRILLVGGGAKSEALCALAPSVFGAPVVVPQPGEYVATGAARQAAWVLKGTTEPPVWEQPANATYEADPAQHVRDRYAEVRDLTEGMA, encoded by the coding sequence GTGACGCTTGTAGCTGGTATCGATTCGTCCACCCAGTCCTGCAAAGTCTTGATCTGTGACGCGGAATCGGGCCGTGTCGTGCGCGAGGGTCGTGCTACGCATCCGGTCGGCACCGAAGTCGACCCGGCGTACTGGGCGCGCGCACTCGACGAAGCAACGCACGCCGCCGGTGGGTTAGGTGACGTGGCGGCACTCTCGGTCGGCGCTCAGCAGCACGGCATGGTGTGCCTCGACGAATCAGGTGACATCGTGCGCTCGGCATTGCTGTGGAACGACGTGCGCTCAGCGCAGGCCGCGACCAGCCTGATCGACGACCTGGGAAGCCCGGGGCGGTGGGCCGACGCAGTCGGGGTCGTGCCGCTCGCTGCGATCACGGTGAGCAAGCTCCGGTGGCTGGCTGACACCGAACCGCGCAATGCAGACCGAACGGCCGCAGTGTGCCTGCCGCACGACTGGCTGAGTTGGCAGCTGAGCATTCAAACAGATGTTTCGGACCTCGCGACGGACCGCAGTGACGCGAGTGGGACCGGCTACTTTTCTGCGGCAGCGAACCAGTATCGTCGCGACCTGCTCACGCTTGCCACTCGCGGTCGCGACTATGTCCTGCCCCGCGTAGCCGGCCCGAACGAGCAGATTGGCGAGACCACCTGGGGTGCGCCGATCGCTCCAGGCGCAGGTGATAACGCGGGCGCTGCGCTGGCTTTGGATGCGGGTGAAGGCGACGTCATCGTGTCGGTGGGAACCTCAGGTGTGGTCTCAGCGATTTCGAGTACGGCTGCCCACGATCCGGGTGGTTTCGTTGCCGGGTTCGCGGATGCGACGGGCAGGCACCTGCCGCTGGTGTGCACACTGAACGGCGCTCGAGTGCTCGACGCGGCTGCCTCGATGCTCAACGTGGACTATTCCGAGCTGTCTAGGCTCGCCCTGTCCGCGCCCGCGGGGGCTGACGGGCTGGTAATGGTCCCGTACCTCGAAGGCGAACGAACACCGAACCGGCCGAACGCGACCGGTGCGGTACATGGCCTGCGGCTTTCGAATTCGACACCCGCACATTTTGCGCGTGCCGCAATTGAAGGGTTGCTGTGTGGCCTAGCCGAGGGAATCGATCACCTCGTCTCGCAAGGTGTGAAGGTGCAACGAATTCTGCTCGTGGGCGGCGGCGCGAAGTCCGAGGCGCTGTGTGCGCTCGCGCCGAGTGTTTTCGGTGCGCCGGTGGTCGTCCCACAGCCTGGGGAGTACGTCGCGACAGGTGCGGCTCGCCAGGCGGCGTGGGTGCTCAAAGGAACAACCGAACCGCCCGTCTGGGAGCAACCGGCGAACGCGACGTACGAGGCTGACCCGGCACAGCATGTCCGGGACCGTTACGCGGAGGTGCGGGACCTGACCGAGGGTATGGCGTAG
- a CDS encoding oxygenase MpaB family protein: MPSLREHDYGFFGPDSPTWKVWSHPTALIGFQRSVTLEHFDPFLTAAVADMEGIYRDPHGRLDRTLAYFLTVATADSKTAIRVSEHLMKVHAKATGIEPITGKRYSANNPASQLWIHVTGWHSVLKCYEMYGPGKLSAEEERRYWAECVIAANLQTCDPADVPSSREQVTEYFDRVRPTLCVSERAYEAMHYLLHTPRSKGILIWAASRIIAPATIATLPKWMRVSGGFDQPAIVDKAVVPLTRAAVRVATIPAVADRVLRVIAPMTGATLRQHRTASPPAQAEVVSPSDAKARYATMGTRTDYVRAADAAV; encoded by the coding sequence ATGCCATCCCTGAGGGAACACGATTACGGCTTCTTCGGCCCGGACTCACCGACATGGAAGGTGTGGTCACACCCCACCGCGCTGATCGGCTTCCAGCGCTCTGTGACGCTCGAACACTTCGACCCGTTTCTTACTGCGGCCGTCGCGGACATGGAGGGGATCTACAGGGACCCACACGGACGTCTAGACAGGACCCTGGCGTACTTCCTCACGGTCGCTACCGCAGACAGCAAGACGGCGATCCGTGTGTCCGAACATCTGATGAAGGTTCATGCGAAAGCGACAGGGATCGAGCCTATTACCGGCAAACGGTACAGCGCGAACAACCCCGCTTCACAGCTCTGGATCCATGTCACCGGCTGGCATTCAGTCCTCAAGTGCTACGAGATGTACGGCCCAGGCAAGCTCAGTGCCGAGGAAGAGCGCCGTTACTGGGCTGAATGTGTGATCGCCGCGAACCTGCAGACATGTGATCCGGCGGATGTGCCCTCGTCGAGGGAACAGGTGACTGAGTACTTCGACCGCGTCCGCCCGACACTGTGCGTCTCCGAGCGTGCTTATGAGGCGATGCACTATCTGCTCCACACGCCGAGGAGCAAAGGCATTCTGATCTGGGCTGCTAGCCGGATCATCGCCCCGGCAACGATTGCGACACTTCCCAAGTGGATGCGTGTCAGTGGGGGCTTCGATCAGCCTGCGATCGTCGACAAGGCTGTCGTGCCCCTGACTCGAGCCGCGGTGCGTGTCGCCACAATTCCAGCGGTCGCCGACCGCGTTCTGCGCGTGATCGCCCCCATGACAGGTGCGACTCTGCGGCAGCACCGCACGGCATCGCCACCGGCACAGGCAGAGGTCGTAAGTCCCAGCGATGCAAAGGCACGGTACGCGACGATGGGCACACGCACTGACTACGTCAGAGCCGCTGACGCGGCGGTATAA
- a CDS encoding acyl-CoA dehydrogenase family protein yields the protein MTSASNNLFNPKSPDFSHFDAKTQELFGVTIGFFESRGKDWLKQQDRDRVWYSDFLDLVKKERIFATFLTPSSEANGDPDKRWDTARNAMYSQILGFYGMQYWYVWQVTILGLGPIWQSKNAKARAKAAALLEAGEIFAFGLSEQEHGADVYSTDMVLDPQEETEGGYTANGGKYYIGNGNLAAMVSVFGRRSDKPIIDSADIERHRPAEDFEGYVFFAADSQHQNYKLRKNVVDAQMYVAAFVLENYPVAADDILHAGKSAFHAAINTVNIGKFNLGFGAIGACEHAMFEALTHAENRILFGQRVTEFSQIRRMTAEAYARLVGMKLYSERAIDYMRSAAPDDRRYLLFNAIEKMNVTREGEKIVTLLSDTIAARAFESDMYFTMALLGVTGLPRLEGTVHVNMALSLKFMQNYMFRATDAGLAALRVLPMGSAPRGVVRTLATGLRGASSAFATLPRVRAELPAVPTRRDAANDDFLFRQGPSAGLSKIQFTDWRPLLREFAHIPNVAVFLAQAEALQTLLVAASPTPAQQKDVDFLFTLGELFTLVPYAQLILEQAKIENTNGYILDHLFELLVTDFSGHATTLHCKTTATKAQKTRALDLVQQPAADQLRFDKVVADARSIAGGYEMGR from the coding sequence ATGACTTCTGCATCCAATAACCTCTTCAACCCCAAGTCCCCAGACTTCTCCCACTTCGACGCGAAGACGCAGGAACTTTTCGGCGTCACCATCGGCTTCTTCGAGTCGCGTGGGAAGGATTGGCTGAAGCAGCAGGACAGGGACCGCGTCTGGTACTCCGACTTCCTTGACCTGGTGAAAAAGGAACGGATTTTCGCCACATTCCTCACCCCGTCGAGCGAAGCGAATGGGGATCCCGACAAGCGCTGGGACACCGCACGCAACGCCATGTACTCCCAGATCCTGGGCTTCTACGGCATGCAGTACTGGTACGTATGGCAGGTCACGATTCTCGGGCTCGGGCCCATCTGGCAGTCAAAGAACGCGAAAGCACGAGCAAAAGCCGCCGCCCTGCTCGAGGCGGGAGAAATCTTCGCCTTCGGCCTCTCGGAGCAAGAACACGGCGCGGACGTCTACTCCACCGACATGGTGCTCGACCCCCAGGAGGAGACAGAAGGCGGATACACCGCGAACGGGGGCAAGTACTACATCGGAAACGGCAACCTCGCCGCGATGGTGTCCGTCTTCGGGCGGCGATCCGATAAACCCATCATTGACAGCGCTGACATCGAGCGGCATCGCCCAGCGGAGGACTTCGAAGGCTACGTGTTCTTCGCCGCCGACAGCCAGCACCAGAACTACAAGCTGCGGAAGAACGTCGTCGACGCGCAAATGTACGTCGCCGCTTTCGTTCTCGAAAACTATCCGGTCGCCGCGGACGACATCCTCCACGCCGGAAAGAGCGCATTTCACGCCGCAATAAACACGGTGAACATCGGTAAGTTCAACCTCGGATTCGGCGCGATCGGGGCGTGTGAGCACGCCATGTTCGAAGCACTCACGCACGCCGAGAACCGAATACTGTTCGGACAGCGCGTCACCGAGTTTTCCCAGATTCGCCGCATGACAGCCGAAGCGTACGCACGCCTAGTCGGAATGAAGCTCTACAGCGAGCGCGCCATCGACTACATGCGCTCGGCAGCACCCGATGACCGGCGGTACCTCCTGTTCAACGCGATCGAGAAGATGAACGTCACTCGCGAAGGCGAGAAGATCGTCACACTGCTGTCCGACACGATCGCCGCGCGCGCCTTCGAGAGCGACATGTACTTCACAATGGCACTGCTCGGAGTGACGGGACTGCCGCGCCTTGAAGGCACCGTGCACGTCAACATGGCGCTCTCACTGAAGTTCATGCAGAACTACATGTTTCGCGCCACCGACGCCGGACTCGCGGCGCTCCGCGTGCTTCCAATGGGCAGCGCACCGCGTGGTGTCGTGAGGACACTCGCGACCGGACTGCGCGGTGCCAGTTCCGCATTCGCAACACTGCCCAGGGTCCGCGCGGAACTCCCCGCTGTCCCAACCCGGCGTGATGCCGCCAATGACGACTTCCTCTTCCGGCAGGGCCCGAGCGCAGGCCTGAGCAAGATCCAGTTCACGGACTGGCGCCCACTACTTCGCGAATTCGCTCACATCCCGAACGTTGCGGTCTTTCTCGCCCAGGCCGAGGCTCTGCAAACACTCCTGGTCGCCGCTTCTCCGACGCCCGCGCAGCAAAAAGACGTCGACTTCCTTTTCACGCTTGGAGAACTCTTCACACTCGTGCCGTACGCGCAGCTCATCCTCGAGCAGGCAAAGATCGAAAACACCAATGGCTACATTCTTGACCACCTTTTCGAGCTTCTTGTGACCGACTTTTCCGGCCACGCGACCACGCTGCACTGCAAGACCACCGCCACCAAAGCCCAGAAGACGCGGGCGCTCGACCTTGTACAGCAGCCCGCGGCAGATCAATTGCGCTTCGACAAGGTCGTCGCGGACGCGCGAAGCATCGCAGGCGGCTACGAGATGGGGCGCTGA
- a CDS encoding GMC family oxidoreductase N-terminal domain-containing protein, translating into MRDVIVIGAGGGGPVVAAELAGRGLDVLVLEGGPRHADPANQWSRAENDANNPNDGYFRFGPEDRSKPAWFREWTTNLFAWQLSGVGGTTQHYYGNSPRPMPGVFRGYVGADAGEYDTEHRFPFSYDEFVPYLEWVEATLPVQTAAMGTKEALMFRGCEGAGLPVQTSRNITRPAFRPQQNAVLQPGGNAGRTDRSDLLVYPAATGCTFCGHCFQGCYTPLRAPRNLLAKRSTDNSYVPLGLAADAVRPGGRPFELLADSFVQSIRHEQQGPHVVAKGVTWRNNTTGEIFSEDAHVVVLAGGATESPRLWFNSGLPNPNDWVGRGHTDHFFDWVVGSFDEYTGNSKGVNSAARMDYPGRGGIENVGLGPAIQAFTLSLSDSGARGFYGNGRGFTGSWDGPAGRLVGNELKDLMMGGIDHLLNLLVITDDHVEPGNRITPSLFPADENGAPAKIDISLRGRKRRTLENREFMVREAVKILRAAGAKKVYRLDWAPLLLHVHSSMRMGESERNSVLESTAEARWVKRLFIADNSALANSLGGPNPTLTTQALATRTAEKIFRLYFDGDTWVDKEAPVESTDPRISARM; encoded by the coding sequence ATGCGTGACGTCATCGTCATCGGGGCGGGCGGCGGCGGTCCCGTCGTCGCAGCAGAGCTTGCTGGCCGGGGACTCGACGTACTCGTCCTCGAGGGCGGCCCCCGGCACGCCGACCCAGCAAACCAGTGGTCACGCGCGGAGAACGACGCAAACAACCCGAACGACGGCTACTTCCGCTTCGGGCCCGAGGATAGGTCGAAACCCGCCTGGTTCCGCGAGTGGACGACCAACCTGTTCGCCTGGCAGCTCTCTGGTGTGGGCGGCACCACCCAGCACTACTACGGCAACAGCCCTCGCCCGATGCCCGGGGTGTTTCGCGGCTATGTAGGCGCGGACGCCGGCGAGTACGACACCGAGCACAGGTTCCCTTTTAGCTACGACGAGTTTGTCCCCTACCTCGAATGGGTGGAGGCGACGCTGCCGGTGCAGACCGCTGCGATGGGAACCAAGGAAGCGCTGATGTTCCGCGGCTGTGAGGGGGCCGGACTGCCCGTACAAACCTCTCGGAACATCACGCGCCCAGCCTTCCGACCCCAGCAGAACGCGGTCCTCCAGCCCGGCGGGAACGCCGGCCGTACCGACCGCTCTGACTTGCTCGTCTACCCGGCTGCCACCGGGTGTACCTTCTGTGGGCACTGCTTCCAGGGCTGCTATACCCCACTTCGAGCTCCGCGGAACCTCCTCGCCAAGCGATCCACCGACAACAGCTACGTGCCGCTAGGGCTCGCGGCGGACGCCGTACGACCCGGGGGGCGGCCTTTCGAGCTGCTTGCCGACAGTTTCGTGCAGTCCATCCGTCACGAGCAACAGGGGCCGCACGTCGTGGCGAAGGGCGTGACGTGGCGCAACAACACCACCGGCGAGATCTTCTCCGAGGACGCCCACGTCGTGGTACTCGCGGGTGGCGCAACCGAAAGCCCCCGGTTGTGGTTCAACAGCGGTCTGCCCAACCCCAATGACTGGGTTGGTCGCGGCCATACTGATCACTTCTTCGACTGGGTGGTGGGCAGCTTCGATGAGTACACCGGCAACTCCAAAGGCGTGAATTCCGCAGCGCGAATGGACTATCCGGGGCGAGGGGGCATCGAGAACGTCGGACTGGGACCGGCCATCCAGGCATTTACGCTATCCCTCTCGGACTCGGGCGCGCGGGGCTTCTACGGAAACGGCCGCGGCTTCACCGGGTCCTGGGACGGACCCGCCGGCCGACTCGTCGGCAACGAGCTCAAAGACTTGATGATGGGCGGGATCGACCACCTGCTAAACCTCCTCGTGATCACCGACGACCACGTCGAGCCGGGTAATCGGATCACCCCCTCACTCTTCCCTGCTGACGAGAACGGCGCGCCTGCCAAGATCGACATCTCCCTGCGTGGACGTAAACGCCGCACCTTGGAGAACCGCGAGTTCATGGTGCGTGAAGCGGTGAAGATCTTGCGCGCCGCGGGCGCCAAGAAGGTCTACCGCCTGGACTGGGCTCCGCTGCTGTTGCACGTCCACTCCTCCATGCGGATGGGAGAATCGGAACGGAACTCAGTGCTCGAAAGTACCGCGGAGGCGCGTTGGGTCAAGCGGCTGTTCATCGCGGACAACTCCGCGTTGGCAAATTCACTCGGAGGACCGAACCCGACGCTGACAACCCAGGCACTCGCTACCCGGACGGCTGAGAAGATCTTCCGGCTGTACTTCGATGGCGACACCTGGGTGGACAAGGAGGCGCCGGTGGAAAGCACGGACCCGCGGATCAGTGCCAGAATGTGA
- a CDS encoding helix-turn-helix domain-containing protein, producing the protein MPQKAPEKRAIGPLLREWRNRRRLSQLDLSIEAEMSARHLSFVETGRSRPSRELVLRLAHVLDVPMREQNQLLIAAGFAPEFGERSLDDPDLEPFSEGIDLVLRSHDPYPCLVVDRSWNLLRANKGVQVLLAQIPDDAPARLLYPPINVLRLSLHPQGLSSRIANLPQWRAHVLGRLGREATASNSDHLRELFDELMEYPGGLDAESIEGVAIPLILRVESDVELEFVSMVSTFGTAHDLTLAELSIETFLPANTETAAYMNRMAGSDVTLR; encoded by the coding sequence ATGCCACAGAAGGCGCCGGAGAAACGCGCGATCGGACCGTTGTTGCGCGAGTGGCGCAACAGGCGGCGCCTCAGCCAGCTAGATCTGTCGATCGAAGCTGAAATGTCTGCCCGGCATCTCAGCTTCGTCGAGACCGGCCGGTCCCGGCCCAGCCGCGAACTCGTCCTGCGGCTGGCGCACGTTCTGGACGTCCCGATGCGTGAGCAGAACCAACTGCTGATTGCCGCCGGTTTCGCCCCCGAGTTCGGTGAACGTTCACTCGATGACCCAGATCTGGAGCCGTTCAGTGAGGGCATCGACCTGGTGTTGCGCAGCCACGATCCGTATCCGTGCCTGGTGGTTGATCGTTCGTGGAACCTGTTGCGAGCTAATAAGGGTGTGCAAGTCCTGCTGGCACAGATTCCCGATGACGCGCCCGCACGGTTGCTTTATCCGCCGATCAACGTGCTCCGGCTGAGTCTGCACCCGCAGGGGCTCTCGTCACGGATCGCGAATCTGCCGCAGTGGCGCGCACACGTACTCGGGCGCCTTGGTCGCGAAGCCACTGCGAGTAACTCTGATCACCTGCGTGAACTATTCGACGAGCTGATGGAGTACCCGGGCGGGCTCGATGCAGAGTCAATTGAGGGGGTAGCAATTCCGCTTATCCTTCGGGTAGAAAGCGATGTTGAACTCGAGTTCGTCAGCATGGTGAGCACGTTCGGGACCGCGCACGATCTCACGCTCGCTGAACTCAGTATTGAGACCTTCCTTCCAGCGAACACGGAGACGGCCGCCTACATGAATCGGATGGCAGGCAGCGACGTGACGCTGCGCTAA
- a CDS encoding TetR/AcrR family transcriptional regulator, with the protein MSRAPRSRARAAHLGPERRRPQILDTALAIAVADGVGAVTIGAVADRLSVTRPVVYSCFNDRVELIDELLTRESGMLLQNTLDALRASHGDDLETAFVHGYQALLRVVAEHSDSWRLLFFAQPDPAVADRFATARAVVADHVAAQLQPVLAARETSELDRKLPVLVELFVSSCEASLRSLLAGRGDWQPDELGELYGRAMWRAFSAV; encoded by the coding sequence GTGTCACGTGCCCCTCGCAGCCGGGCGCGCGCCGCCCACCTCGGGCCGGAACGGCGGCGCCCGCAGATCCTCGATACCGCCCTCGCAATCGCGGTGGCTGACGGCGTCGGTGCCGTGACGATCGGAGCCGTCGCCGACCGACTTTCGGTGACGCGTCCCGTTGTCTACTCATGCTTCAACGATCGCGTGGAATTGATCGACGAACTGTTGACGCGGGAATCCGGGATGCTGCTGCAGAACACTCTCGACGCGTTGCGTGCCAGCCATGGGGACGACCTGGAGACTGCTTTCGTGCACGGCTACCAAGCGCTCCTGAGGGTTGTTGCTGAGCACTCGGATTCGTGGCGACTGCTGTTCTTCGCGCAACCTGACCCGGCAGTGGCGGACCGTTTCGCGACGGCCCGTGCAGTCGTCGCAGACCATGTGGCAGCACAGTTACAGCCTGTGCTTGCCGCACGCGAGACGAGTGAACTGGATAGAAAGCTGCCTGTGCTGGTCGAGTTGTTCGTTTCTTCCTGTGAGGCGTCGCTGCGTTCGCTGCTCGCGGGCCGGGGCGATTGGCAACCGGACGAACTTGGCGAGCTGTACGGGCGCGCGATGTGGCGGGCCTTCAGCGCTGTGTGA